From a region of the Halolamina sp. CBA1230 genome:
- a CDS encoding RtcB family protein, with amino-acid sequence MTTKEFGDVTLERVREHVWEIPQEGDMEVPGRVLASEALLDDIGEDDSLQQLKNAAHLPGMTKYALAMPDAHQGYGFPVGGVGAIDAENGCISPGAVGFDINCGVRMLRTPLTYDDMRGREEELVDALFDAVPSGLGGGGVIDGSRDAVEGALERGVEWAVEQGYATEDDLKHCEDEGRRPDAKPEFVSKKAKDRGMNQMGSLGSGNHFLEVQRVTDTFDDAVADAYGLEEGQIVVLIHCGSRGLGHQICSNYVRKIEQQHGDLLDELPDKDLAAAPAGSELAAEYYGAMCAAVNFAWVNRQLITHRTRETLTDVFDSVDTADVELLYDVAHNIAKRETHDVDGEDRELFVHRKGATRAFPPGREEVPPAYRDVGQPVIIPGSMGAGSYVLKGGERSLAETFGSTAHGAGRLMSRTQAKSEFWGGDVQDDLAEQEHVYVKANSGATIAEEAPGVYKDVDEVVRVSDELGIGDKVARTFPVCNIKG; translated from the coding sequence ATGACCACGAAGGAGTTCGGCGACGTGACGCTCGAACGCGTCCGGGAGCACGTCTGGGAGATCCCCCAGGAGGGCGACATGGAGGTTCCCGGTCGCGTGCTCGCGAGCGAGGCGCTGCTCGACGACATCGGCGAGGACGACAGCCTCCAGCAGCTCAAAAACGCCGCCCATCTCCCCGGGATGACGAAGTACGCGCTGGCGATGCCCGACGCCCACCAGGGGTACGGGTTCCCGGTCGGCGGCGTCGGCGCCATCGACGCCGAGAACGGCTGTATCTCGCCGGGAGCGGTCGGCTTCGACATCAACTGCGGCGTCCGGATGCTCCGCACGCCGCTCACGTACGACGACATGCGCGGCCGCGAGGAGGAACTCGTCGACGCGCTGTTCGACGCGGTCCCCTCCGGCCTCGGCGGCGGCGGCGTCATCGACGGCAGCCGCGACGCCGTCGAGGGCGCGCTCGAACGCGGCGTCGAGTGGGCCGTTGAGCAGGGGTACGCGACCGAGGACGACCTCAAACACTGCGAGGACGAGGGCAGGCGCCCGGACGCGAAGCCGGAGTTCGTCTCGAAGAAGGCGAAGGACCGCGGGATGAACCAGATGGGCAGTCTCGGCTCGGGCAACCACTTCCTCGAGGTCCAGCGCGTGACCGACACGTTCGACGACGCGGTCGCCGACGCCTACGGCCTGGAGGAGGGCCAGATCGTCGTGCTGATCCACTGCGGCAGCCGCGGGCTGGGCCACCAGATCTGTTCGAACTACGTCCGAAAGATCGAGCAACAGCACGGTGATCTGCTCGACGAACTGCCGGACAAGGATCTCGCGGCCGCCCCCGCGGGCTCGGAACTCGCCGCGGAGTACTACGGCGCGATGTGTGCCGCGGTGAACTTCGCGTGGGTGAACCGCCAACTGATCACCCACCGGACGCGGGAGACGCTCACGGACGTGTTCGACAGCGTCGACACCGCGGACGTGGAACTGCTGTACGACGTGGCCCACAACATCGCCAAGCGCGAGACCCACGACGTGGACGGCGAGGACCGCGAGCTGTTCGTCCACCGCAAGGGCGCCACGCGGGCGTTCCCGCCGGGGCGCGAGGAGGTGCCACCGGCGTACCGCGACGTGGGCCAGCCCGTGATCATCCCCGGCTCGATGGGCGCCGGTAGCTACGTGCTGAAAGGCGGCGAGCGCTCGCTCGCGGAGACGTTCGGCTCCACCGCCCACGGTGCGGGGCGGCTGATGTCCCGCACGCAGGCCAAGTCGGAGTTCTGGGGCGGCGACGTGCAGGACGACCTCGCCGAGCAGGAGCACGTCTACGTGAAGGCCAACTCCGGGGCGACGATCGCCGAAGAGGCTCCCGGCGTGTACAAGGACGTCGACGAAGTGGTTCGGGTCAGCGACGAACTGGGGATCGGCGACAAGGTCGCGCGGACGTTCCCGGTCTGCAACATCAAGGGCTGA
- a CDS encoding DoxX family protein: MTRHIAPAAAAVVLLLAAVPARALAHVRYVTPGGEGRIGELLGAVASDPLALALLFGGGVGTVVAGAGWLRFRPLRTDLAVLRTTLRSYDDLLPWLARLAIGLPLVGAGFTGYLFSPVATAEFLGLPGPAVRLFGIGVGFLLVFGFATRLAAAVGLAGYALGLALSPALLLALEYAPGLLAILLLGGGRPSADHVFSRLSNAEGSVYQRIDPVRETLAPIGERLAARDDLVPVVVRVGLGASFVYLGIVQKLLMPGQALAVVAKYDLTAVVPVSPELWVVGAALTEVALGIALALGLFTRAGCGVAILMFTTTLFGLPDDPVMAHVSLFGLVSVLVITGGGAYSLDRWLAERFDTDADVQWRGDEPTPTAD; the protein is encoded by the coding sequence ATGACACGCCACATCGCCCCCGCGGCGGCCGCAGTCGTCCTGCTCCTCGCCGCCGTTCCGGCTCGGGCGCTGGCACACGTCCGCTACGTCACGCCGGGCGGCGAGGGCCGGATCGGCGAACTGCTCGGCGCGGTCGCGTCGGATCCGCTCGCGCTGGCGCTGCTGTTCGGCGGCGGCGTCGGGACCGTCGTCGCGGGGGCTGGCTGGCTCCGTTTCCGACCGCTCCGGACGGATCTCGCCGTGCTCCGGACGACGCTCCGGAGCTACGACGACCTGCTGCCGTGGCTCGCCCGCCTCGCGATCGGCCTGCCGCTGGTGGGGGCGGGCTTCACGGGCTACCTGTTCTCGCCGGTGGCGACCGCCGAGTTCCTGGGGCTCCCGGGGCCGGCCGTCCGCTTGTTCGGGATCGGCGTTGGGTTCCTGCTCGTGTTCGGCTTCGCGACGCGGCTCGCCGCGGCGGTCGGGCTGGCGGGCTACGCTCTCGGGCTGGCGCTCAGCCCGGCGCTGCTGCTGGCGCTGGAGTACGCGCCGGGCCTGCTGGCGATCCTCCTGCTCGGCGGCGGGCGCCCGAGCGCGGACCACGTGTTCTCGCGGCTGTCGAACGCCGAGGGGTCGGTGTACCAGCGGATCGATCCCGTTCGGGAGACGCTCGCGCCGATCGGCGAGCGCCTCGCCGCCCGCGACGACCTCGTGCCGGTGGTCGTCCGCGTCGGGCTGGGCGCTTCGTTCGTCTATCTCGGGATCGTCCAGAAGCTGCTCATGCCCGGGCAGGCGCTGGCCGTCGTCGCGAAGTACGACCTCACCGCGGTCGTCCCCGTCTCGCCGGAGCTGTGGGTCGTCGGCGCCGCGCTGACGGAGGTGGCGCTGGGGATCGCGCTCGCGCTGGGGCTGTTCACCCGCGCCGGCTGCGGGGTGGCGATCCTGATGTTCACGACCACGCTGTTCGGCCTGCCCGACGACCCCGTGATGGCCCACGTCTCGCTGTTCGGGCTGGTGTCGGTGCTGGTGATCACCGGCGGCGGCGCGTACTCGCTCGACCGCTGGCTGGCCGAGCGGTTCGACACCGACGCCGACGTCCAGTGGCGCGGGGACGAGCCAACGCCGACGGCCGACTGA
- a CDS encoding archease — protein MAAFELREHTADVAVEAHGEHLGATFAAVADGLAAAMCNDWPAADAPDGGERADLRVVAENPEAAMYDYLDQLIYERDVRSVLPVDNEASVDGNGEWVVDASYRGVPLSAVTAREVKAVTYSEMRVERVDGGWEAYVVFDV, from the coding sequence ATGGCGGCGTTCGAGCTCCGCGAGCACACCGCCGACGTGGCGGTCGAAGCCCACGGCGAGCATCTGGGGGCGACGTTCGCCGCCGTCGCCGACGGGCTCGCGGCGGCGATGTGTAACGACTGGCCGGCCGCGGACGCCCCCGACGGCGGCGAGCGTGCCGACCTCCGCGTCGTCGCGGAGAACCCGGAGGCGGCGATGTACGACTACCTCGACCAGCTGATCTACGAACGGGACGTGCGGTCGGTGCTGCCCGTCGACAACGAGGCTAGCGTCGACGGGAACGGCGAGTGGGTCGTCGACGCGAGCTACCGGGGGGTGCCGCTCTCGGCGGTGACCGCCCGGGAGGTGAAGGCCGTGACGTACTCCGAGATGCGCGTCGAGCGCGTCGACGGGGGGTGGGAGGCGTACGTCGTGTTCGACGTCTGA